The following coding sequences are from one Carassius auratus strain Wakin unplaced genomic scaffold, ASM336829v1 scaf_tig00037969, whole genome shotgun sequence window:
- the LOC113083370 gene encoding acid-sensing ion channel 2-like: MCQGDAASKQRTEGSLKEAGKLFLKHTTFHGLRHVFLSGSYPRRVAWLLAFLTALALLFTWSSNRVRYLLSSPVYSKAHMVYAKRLVFPAVTICNQNILLPRRMKKPDIFSAGRWLGLFGKNWQVSPVVREALAAHVDGANNEPPWSPLSRILDFNHFLPPPRDSQPSMRQLLDRLGHQLEEMLLYCRFQGQLCGPRNFSTVSLCAFTTLSRFLNVVVIMQYN, encoded by the coding sequence ATGTGCCAAGGCGACGCCGCATCGAAACAACGCACTGAAGGGTCGCTAAAGGAAGCTGGAAAGCTTTTCCTGAAGCACACGACCTTCCACGGATTGAGACACGTCTTTCTGAGCGGCTCGTACCCGCGCAGGGTCGCGTGGCTGCTGGCGTTTCTAACGGCATTGGCGCTGCTTTTCACTTGGTCCTCCAACCGGGTCCGATACCTGCTCTCGTCGCCGGTGTACAGCAAGGCGCATATGGTTTACGCGAAACGCCTCGTATTTCCCGCCGTGACGATTTGCAACCAGAACATCTTACTGCCGCGTCGTATGAAGAAACCGGACATATTTAGCGCGGGACGGTGGCTCGGACTCTTCGGGAAAAACTGGCAGGTGTCCCCCGTGGTTCGAGAGGCGCTAGCGGCGCACGTTGATGGAGCTAATAACGAGCCTCCCTGGTCACCGTTATCTCGCATACTGGACTTCAACCACTTTCTCCCTCCTCCTCGGGACTCTCAGCCCTCCATGAGGCAGTTATTGGACCGTCTGGGGCATCAGCTCGAggagatgttgctttattgtCGATTTCAAGGGCAGCTGTGCGGACCGCGCAACTTTAGCACCGTGAGTTTGTGCGCATTTACGACATTATCACGGTTTTTAAATGTAGTGGTCATAAtgcagtataacag